From a region of the Falsibacillus albus genome:
- a CDS encoding DUF3899 domain-containing protein → MRIYLFTVPSMFVVLFAVKLAAGVDAITMVNQTFLYGLIVLLAGVCIYIYQTGFLALFSEGFRRMQNGIFRKPRAMEQVYERMRKDAALQTWRSKLQTNTKHIAISIGASMTLFSLCLLIIG, encoded by the coding sequence ATGCGCATTTATTTGTTTACTGTACCGAGTATGTTTGTTGTGTTGTTTGCTGTGAAGCTGGCTGCAGGAGTCGACGCGATCACGATGGTCAATCAGACATTCCTGTACGGATTGATCGTGCTGCTGGCCGGGGTCTGCATCTATATCTATCAAACTGGTTTTCTCGCACTATTTTCGGAAGGGTTCCGCCGTATGCAAAACGGCATCTTCAGAAAGCCAAGGGCAATGGAGCAGGTCTACGAACGCATGCGAAAGGACGCAGCCCTGCAAACATGGCGCTCCAAGCTACAAACCAACACCAAGCACATCGCCATCAGCATCGGCGCCTCCATGACCCTCTTCTCACTGTGCTTGCTTATTATAGGGTGA